AGTTCTATACGTCACGTTCAGCGGACAAACAAACGCCTACGACGGTGCAACAAATTCCGCAGGGCGACGTTGTGTACGCAACGAAGGCTGTCAAAGCCGCGCCCAATCGCTTTGTCGGTCAGTGGCAACAGGTACTAGCAACGGGCCGTTTGCCCCAAACCGGGGTCCAAGCGAATCACTATTATCAGTGGCTCGGGTTCCTGACCTTAATGGCACTCTTATTAGGGTGGCAGGTGCTTAAGTTAATGCGTGAAAGGGGGGCGAACACGTGAAACGACTGCGGCATATTAAGCTAGGCATGCTGTTACTGAGCTGCTTAGCGTTTATCAGCATGCTAGCGATTACGAGTCAGGCAGCGGCGCCCGTGACGTCTGCGACAACGACAATCGCTAATTCGAGTAATAAGTACTACACTTACTTTAATAGCGGTGATGTCGTTGGGTTCAATATCTCGGGTGGAATTGGGATATATCCAAGCTTAACCAAAGTGACGGCCAACTATGCGGATCAGGGACGTATATCGACTAAGACTACCACAATAACGTTGACCTTTAGTGGTTCGTTGTTTGCGAATAGTTCGGAGATTAAAACGCTATATTACGATGTCTTTTATAAGCAAGCAACCGAAGAATTTGGAACTTCACTAGTGACCAAGACTCCGACAAATATGGCGACTGGTTCTAGTACGGTATCGATGAATACTAGCAAGACTTTGACAGTCGATATGAGTAAGTTAAAGGATAATTTGCCAGTATATATTGGGTTTCGATTAACTACAGTAAAGGGTGAGACATCCACGTACCGCTTGGCAGTGTTTAATCGGATTAGCCTTAATACGACGCTGAATACGCCAACAACGACGGATACCACTCTGACAGGAACTGGGATTGCCGGTAATACCGTCAGCACGACAATTAATGGTAAGTCGTACACGGCGACAATCGGTAGTGATGGTAAATATGAAATTAAGTTAAATGATGGCCTCAGTGGGGTCACTTCAGTCACAGTAACGCAGACGGGAGAAGCCGATTATGGCGAATCTGAATCGGTGACTAAGGACGTGACGATACCACCGCTGACAATCAAAAGTAGCAGCACAGCGGTGAATTTGTCCGTGAGTGATCTAGCGGCGTTAACGTCTGATAGCGATGCTGTTAATTGGTTAGTTAAGCAGGCTGGCGTGGTTGCGACGAATCCTAGTAATGCTAATGATACGATGACTTATCATGCGAGTGAGAGCGGTCTGGTCGCGTTATTCAAGGGGCTCGCTGATAATCAGAGTACCACGGTCCACATCTATGCGACGAGCGCCAGCGGCTTAACATCTGATAAAATTGCACTACAAGTAACTAAGTTAGCAGGGACGCTGTCGTTTGGTCAATTAACGACCAATATGAGCTTCGGCGATTTAAAGGTGCCGTTGACACCACAAGTCTATCAACCGACTAATCCACTAGCCATCAGTGTGACTGATACCCGGGCGACCGGGGCTAAGTGGTATTTGTACGTTAGTGCCACGCCGCTGACATCGACAACGGTCAGTGGACGGACGTTGAAGGGCGATTTGGTTTACCGTGATGGTAGTGCACAGACCGTCTTAACGAATCAAGCGACGTTGGTCCAACAGGGACAAAAAGTCGCGGGGACGACCGATACGGTAGTCACTGATGATTGGTCGACAACGAAGGGAATCGGATTATCAGCGCAACCAGGTATTTACGCTGATACTTATCAAGGTACCTTGAGTTGGACTCTGAGTGATACGCCAGATAAATAAGTTAGCGTGTATCAGTTGGGTGACGGGGACTTTGACCAGTTACACTTGAATTTTTTACTGGTTCGCAGTTGACAAGTTAGGTGTCGTCATGGTTTACTATTAGCTATAAATTGAAACGGAGGATGACTAATATGTCATTAGCAACTAACCTTCAATTAAATAATCAATTTGCCTTTAGCTTTTTCTTTAGATAGCGTTTGTATTCGTTTGATGGATACAAGCGCACGCAACGCGTTTGTATCTATCGAGAGCTAAAGTTATTCAACATGACTTAAACGCCAGGTAGATGCAGGGACAATCTATCTGGAAAAATATCGGGCCCGATAAAACACCAGTTAGATTCTTCCCAGAATCTAACTGGTGTTTTTTGTTTTCAGTCCGGTTCATCAAGACGTTGATGAACGTTGGGCGAACCAGACAATTTTTAAGGAGCGTTTCAAGATGAAAAAAACAACTTTAGGGGTATTAATTTTAGGTGCTGGGTTACTATTAGCTGGTTGTGGCAAACAAGCAACGAGTGGTCAGCAAAGCGTGTCGGTGGGCATCTTACAGGTGGTTCAACATGGTTCACTAGACCAAGCGCGCAAGGGGTTCAAAGCCGGATTACAAAAAGAATTAAAAGCGCATAACAGTAAAGTAACGGTCAAGTATCACTATCTAAATGCACAGGGTGATCAGAGTAATTTGAATACAATGAGCCAACAACTCGTCCAACAGAAAAATGATTTGTTAGTTGGCATCGCAACGCCAGCTGCTCAGGCATTAGCCAAGAAAACGACGACGGTGCCGACCTTGGTTACGGCCGTAACTGATTTGAAAGCGGCGGGATTGGTGAAAAGTGATACGAAGCCCCAAACTAATGTGAGCGGCACGAGCGATTTAATGCCCGTCGGCAAACAATTACAGTTATTGAAGAATATGAGTACAGGTAATAAACCGTTGGGGATTATGTATAACTCGTCAGAAGAAAATTCAGTGCTACAAGTCAAGTTGGCGAAGGCTTACGCGAAAAAGCACGGTATCAACTTAAAGGTCGTTAGCGCAACGAGTACTAATGACGTTGCCAGTGTTTTGGCCGGTTTGACGGGTAAGATATCTGGCCTTTACTTACCAACCGATAATTTGATGGCGAGTGCGATGAAGACGATTGGTCAGAAGACCAAGGCTGCAAAGCTACCAGTGGTAACGGGTTCGATTGAAATGGCTGAAGATGGCGGGACCGCGACGTATGGTCTTAACTATTACGAATTAGGTGAACAGACTGGAAAAATGGCTTACCAAGTCTTAATCAAGAAGCAGAAGCCGCAAACAATGGCGGTTCAAACAGCTGACAAGTTACACCTCTACGTCAATAAAGCGAATGCTAAGGCAATCGGCTTACAACCAAGTACAATCAAGCAACCATAAGAGGGGAGCGAGGTAATATGTTAATCACGAGTATTGGACAAGGTTTATTATGGGCGCCACTGGTCATCGGGGTGTTCCTCACTTTCAGAATTTTAAACATCCCTGATTTGACCACCGAGGGTAGTTTTCCATTAGGGGCTGCCGTGACGATTAGTAGCATGTTGGCCGGACAGTCAGCTATCGTGGCGAGTTTATTAGGATTTGTCGCCGGATGTTTGGCCGGCTGGGTCACGGGGGTATTAGATACTAAGCTTAAAATGCCGTCATTATTGGCCGGAATTCTGACGATGACGGGACTATATTCCATCAACATGCACATTATGGGCAAAGCGAATATTCCCTTGCTTGACCAGAAAACGTTGATGGGCTGGTTACCAGCGAGTTGGTCTTTGAATTTACAAACTATCGTGATTGGTGCGATGGTCACGCTGGTCGTCCTGGCCGGGTTGATCTGGTTGTTTCAGACGCGTTTGGGACTGTCTTTGATGGCAACGGGTAATAATCCTGCGATGAGTGCTGCGAATGGAATCTATACCGATCGGATGGTCATTATTGGCTATATGTTATCTAACGGTTTGATTGCTTTATCGGGTGGTCTGATTGCACAGAGTAACGGCTACGCGGATATTGGGATGGGCATTGGGACGATTGTCATCGGGCTGGCTTCAGTGCTAGTTGGTGAAATCTTCTTACATGGTCGTCAAATCTGGGTCCGTTTGACTGGAATGGTCGTGGGCGCCATTATCTATCGTTACTTATTGACTTTGGCAATGGGTTTAGGTTTCCCCGTCAATGACTTAAAGATTTTATCAGCGGCGATTCTTGTTATCGTCATCTGCTTGCCACTATTACAAAATAAATACCGGACAAAACGGCAGTTACACCGGTACCTTAAAGAGATTGGAGTCGATCAACATGCCACAACCAACTATTCTGAACGTCCAACACTTACAAAAAGTCTTCTTTCCCGGAACCAGCAACGAGCGGCACGTCTTAAAGGACGTAAATCTAACGATTGAGCCTGGCGAATTTGTGGCGGTTATTGGGAACAATGGCGCCGGTAAGTCGACCTTGCTCAATACGATTGCGGGAACACTGAACTCTGATGCTGGCGAAATCACACTTGCTGATCATCGTGTGACCAATCGTCCCGTTGCGTATCGGTCACGGTGGGTGGCCCGGGTGTTCCAAGATCCTAAGTTGGGTACCGCTGGCGAACTAAGTGTGGCCCAGAATCTCACGTTAGCCCAACGTCATACGGGGAGCTTGAGTCTGCGCCGTTATCGCCAACGTGGACAGGAAGAACGATACTTAAGGTTGCTGGCTAGTCTTAATATGGGGTTAGAAGCGCGACTGAATACGCAAGTGAAGTATTTATCCGGGGGGCAACGGCAAGCCCTATCCTTACTGATGGCCACCTTGAGCCAACCAGAGCTGTTGTTGCTGGATGAGCATACAGCGGCGCTTGACCCGAAGACGAGTGCGGAAGTGATGGCACTGACCCAACAAATCGTGACGGCCAATCATCTGACAACGATGATGATTACGCATAAGATGAGCGACGCGTTGGCGTATGGCAACCGGCTGGTGATGGTGCAGGATGGGCAAATCAAGTTGGACGTGCGTGGTGCCGAGAAGCAAGCATTGCGGACGGATGACTTGGTGACGATGTTCGCAGCTGAGGTGTGAGGCTGTCGTTGCAAAAAACGACTTGCAACGGCCGATGATCAATTAGCAGGTCATTATCTTACTTAACGAATTTCGCAATCAAATAAATGATCAGTCCTAAACTGATGAGACCACCGATGATAGATATAATGAAAATTAAATCGCCAAAATACATTGGTTTTCCTTTCTAGCTTAGCGCATGCTGAGCAATACCAAAATATAATTATTGTAGGTTCGGTTAGTCACCGCTTCGTGCAAATCATGATTAAGGCGTGCTGTTAGTTTAGATTGCAGTTCATCAACACGTGTTCGTCCGACTTCCGAGGCTAGGTGACAATCGTTTTAGCATACCATATTAGTTTCGTGGCGATAATATTCATATGACGTATAATTCTGGAAAGATCAGTTAATTGAATAATCCATAATTGCCGGTAAACGTTGCTAAATGGCGAATGAGTTACGTTAAGGAAAATTTAAGGAATTGTCCGGCGATTTGATTATCGAAAACAGCCCCCTGCGTATCAAATACGTAGGGGGCTGTTCATATAATTGGCGCATGTAACAAGTTATTTCGTCGTGACCAACATAATCTCATCACTGACTTTGACTTGGTTGGTCAACATCTTGAATTTCATCAAATTGACAGCATCCATGTTAGTGATGATAACCATCATGGTTGTGGCCTTACCAGCAGCCTTAATCGCTGCCAGGTCAGCTTTGGCAACTACTTCGCCATGGTGAACGGGTTGATCGGTTTGGACTAGTACTTCAAAGGGAGCACCGTTCAACTCAACGGTATCAATACCCATATGCAGCAGAATTTCTAACCCTGAATCGGTTTTAAAACCGATTGCATGCTTGGTAGGAAAGACGGTGCTGACCGTCCCGTCGACCGGCGCCGTAATCGTCCCGTCTGCGGGATCAATTGCGAAGCCATCGCCCAGCATCTTCTTAGCAAATGTGTCGTCGTCGACGTTTTCAATATCTACGTACTGACCGTTAGCGACGCTGTAAAAGTCGGTGGTCACACCACTAGTGATATTAGTCGCAGTTGGTGCTGTCGCAACAGCTTCATTGCTAGTCGTGGTCTTAGTAATGGGTGCGTTCGTGAGCTTTAAGTGGCTCAACGCGTCGGCGACGAATTGGACTTCGGTCCCAATAATGATTTGTAGATTATGGTCGTCTAATTTGTTAATACCAGCAGCACCACTGTGTTTGATAGCGGCTTCATTAATGGTTGACGTATCGGCTAATTGCAATCGGAGACGGGTCGTGCAGTTATCGACAACCGTTAAATTATCGGCACCACCGAGCGCAGCGTAAATTTGCTTGGCTTGACGTGTGTATTTGTCATCATCCGCATCAGTGGCGATGGCTAAATCATCGGCGTCATCGGCTGTCACTGGTTCGCGGCCCGGTGTCATCAAATGGAACTTCTTGATTGCGAAGTCAAAGCCAAAGTAGTAAATGACGGCTAGAACCAATCCTTGTAAGATTAACATTAAAGGTTGATTAGCAATCGGGTTTTTAAGGCTTAAAATGTAGTCAACTAACCCGGCGGAGAAGGCAAAACCGGCTGTCCAGTGCATGAAGGCAGCAAAGGCTAGCGATAAACCAGTGAAGATTGCGTGTAAAACATAGAGTGGCCAAGCTACGAACATAAATGAGAACTCTAATGGTTCGGTCACACCGGTAAAGAAGGACGCAAACGCACCGGCCATCATCAGGGATGCCGTTTCAACTTTACGTTCTGGTAGCGCATTGCGGTAAATCGCGTAGGCCCCAGCTGGTAAACCAAACATCATGACTGGGAAGAAACCAGCTTGGTACATCCCAGTCACACCCTTGATCCCCTTGTGTGCTAAGAATTTACCAATATCATTGATGCCAGCAACGTCAAACCAGAAAACGGAGTTGAGTGCTTGGTGCAACCCAGTTGGAATCAATAGGCGGTTGAAGAAGCCATAGAGACCGGCCCCAACGGCACCGAGACCCACGATGAATTTGCCAAAGGTAACTAACGCATCATAGACGGGCGGCCAAACAATGAGAAGCGCGACGCTGACTAATAACATGGTCAGCGCGGCTAAGATTGGGACTAGACGTTTACCACTGAAAAATGAAAGAGCCATCGGTAGTTTGGTCTCGTGGAAGCGATTGTAAAGAGCTGCGGCAATCAGACCAGAGATGATCCCAATGAAGACGTTGCCAATTTGACCAAACGCTGGATTAACAGTGGCTACCTTGATATTCAAGAGTGTGGCGACCGATTCTGGTTTTAAAACGTTAGTTGGTAATTCAAAGGCAACTAAACCAGCAAGAGCGGCTGCGCCATCTTTATCTTTTGACATACCGAGTGCCAAACCAACTGCAAAGAGTAGTGGTAATTGGCTCAGAACAGCGTTACCACCGGCTTGTAAGAAGTGTGCGACGATGTCGTTACTAGCAGATGCCCACCAGTTACCAATTCCCACAAGTAAAGCTGCTGCGGGTAGAACGGCAACGGGTAATTGCAGTGAACGGCCCATACGTTGCAAATAATTCTTCATGTACAAAATCCCCCTAAAAAGATAGTTTTGAATAAGTGCAATCATTATTGTACGGTGCTGAAAGCGCTATTACAACCGCTTTTTATTGGTATAGTCCATTGGTTTAATAAGATTAACAGTACAATTGGGAGTGGTCTAATATAAATACAAATACGGAACTACAAGTCCGACAAGCATAAGTAATACTGGTATAAACGATGACCCCAGGTAATGAGCATAAAAAATAAATATTGGTCGGAATAATAGGTGCTAATGATAGCGATTTCAAAATAATTGTGAAAACAAATACAAAATCAGTTATAATAAGATTGATTAATGAATTTGTTACTTTTAAAAAAGGAGTTGTTTAGGATGCCAACAACCATGACTACTAATATTAAAAATAATGATTTTAAAGACGTGGTGTTTAACCGCCAATCAGTACGGCAGTTTGATCCGACTGTCAAAATTGAGCGTGAAGAATTGCAAACGATTATTGATGAGACAATCAGCGCACCATCAGCATGCAACTTGCAATCCTGGCATTTTGTGGTTGCCGATAGTGCGGACGGTAAGGCAAAGGCGAAGTCGGTTTTAATGCCATTTAATTATCCACAAATTGATTCTTGTTCAGCCATGATTTTTGTCCTGGGCGATACGCAATCGCATTTGGTCTATCGGGACGTGTGGAATAAAGCTTGTGAAGAAGGACGCATTACCCCGGAAAAGCGGGATCAAATCTTCAAGACGTTCTTACCAATGTATGAAAATGCGAGTCCAGAATTTCTACAAGCTGATGCGATGATTGATAGTAGTATGGCCGCAATGCAATTACTATTGATTGCCCGCGCACATGGCTATGATGCTAATCCAATTGCGGGTTATGCGGCAGATAAAGTCGCGACGACCTTTGGCTTGGATGCCAAGCGCTATGTACCAGTGATGGCTATTGCACTTGGCAAGGCAGCTAGCGAACCAATCACGACAACGCGTTACGCTGGCACGCAGGTTACCGAATTCATTTAATTGAGTTAACCTTTTGATATCTCAAACCTTGATTTAATAGGGCTTGAGATATTTTTTGAACTTTTGGTTAGAATTTTAGTTAGTTTTTGTTGTATTTATCTAACTATCGTGCTAACATAAGCATCATTCAAATCAAGGAGGACAAAAATTCATGACAGTTAATAATCGTGATTTATTTAGTAGTTTTGGGAAGTTATTTCAAAATCGGGCCTTCGTCATGGCGGTTGCGCAACAATTTCATTTTGGCGACCATGGTTCTGAGCGTAGCGGGCGTGGTCAAATGGGCATTTTACGGGTATTGGCGGATGCACCCGCTGGTTTAACCAATGCTGAGATTGCTGAGATCTTAGATATTCGGCCGAGTTCAGTCAGCGCCACATTGAACCGTTTGGAAGATGGCGGCTTGATCGAACGTGAACCTAGTGCTCATGACAAACGCGTGGTCATCGTGCGGTTAAGTGACCGTGGTCGTGAGATGGCGGACCATCGCGCGCAAGGAACGAGTGATCTGGCGGATCAGTTATTTGGTAATCTGACGGATGATGAGCGCGATCAGTTACAACATTTATTAGATAAGTTGCGGGCCAATGCGGATGACATCGATATTCAAGATTTAATGCAATTTGGTCAACAACACGGTTTTGGCCCACGTCCCGGTTGGGGTCATGGGCATCATTGGTTTAATTAAATTTTAGAAACACGAGGCATAAGAGCAGATGGAACGACCACAAGCAGCATACTCGCGTCCAGCGGGTGGTAAATTTGATTTAAAACAATTCTTACAATTGATTCGGCACGCTAGCCCTCGTTATTGGCAACTCTGGTTGGGCTTGGCATTAGGCTTATTGGCGACTGGTGCGCAGTTGATGGTGCCCAAGTTTGCCCAAACGTTGATTAATGGGTTTAGTCACGGCGTTAATCAGACCTTACTAATTGGTGTGATTGGCTTATTCTTGATCAGTGCAGTCATTAGCGCGTTATCAGGTTCCTTATTGGGGATTTTTGGTGAAAATGTTGTCGCTAATTTACGGGGGACTTTATGGCATAAATTAGTCCGGCTCCCGGTTCGCTACTTTGACAACGTTAAGACGGGTGAGATGACGTCGCGGTTGGTGAATGATTCGACGCAGATCAAAGACTTGCTCGCTAACGCATTTCCACAAGTCGTGACGTCACTGATGCAACTGGTTGGGGCCATCGCAATCATGGTCTTAATGGACTGGCGAATGACCTTGATTATGGTCTTGGCGATTCCAGTTGTCTTATTAGTCATGTTTCCAATCATGCGGCAGACGGGCAAGATTGGTCATGAACGCCAAGATGCTTTAGCTAATTTTAGCGGGACGGCAGAAGAAACGCTGAGTGAGATTCGCTTAGTGAAATCGTCCAATGCTGAACCAGTGGAAACAACGACTGGTGCACATCAGATTAAGACGTTGTATCGAATTGGACTACGCGAAGCCATTTATGATTCCATCTCAAGTCCAGTGATGACGGCAACGATGATGGCGTTATTCGTTGGGGTACTATTGTATGCGTCTGCGCGGGTTGCCAGTGGAACGATGACGATGGGGACTTTGGTCTCATTTCTAATGTATCTGTTCCAAATCATTGGCCCAGCTGGGATGCTTGGTCAGTTCTTCACCACGTTAGCAAAGGCCAGTGGCTCGACGGCCCGGATTCGGGAGTTGTTGAATGAACCAGAAGAACAATTGACGGTTGGTGTTGAACACGCAGTCGCCAATGAGACTTTGGCGATGCACCATGTTGACTTTGCCTATGATGATGATCAACAAATTTTACACGATGTCAGTTTTGAAGCTAAACCAAATACGGTGGTGGCGTTTGCGGGACCGTCTGGTGGTGGTAAGTCGACTATCTTTGGCCTTCTGGAACGTTATTATCAACCAACTGCTGGTGAAATTAGTATTGGCGGGCAAGATGTTAATGAACTAAGTCTCAATAGTTGGCGGTCACAAATCGGGTATGTCAGTCAGGACTCGGCAATCATGGCCGGTACGATTCGTCAAAACTTAACGTACGGTGCTGATCGGTTATACTCCGACAATGAGTTGTGGCACGTCTTAGAATTAGCTTCCGCGGCTGACTTTGTACGCGCCATGGCAGATGGCCTTGAGACGCAAGTTGGCGAACGTGGGGTTAAAGTCAGTGGTGGTCAACGGCAACGGTTAGCCATTGCCCGGGCCTTTCTACGGGACCCCAAGATTCTAATGCTCGATGAAGCCACTGCTAGTCTGGATTCTGAATCAGAAGCGATGGTACAACAAGCCCTCGGCGAATTAATGAAGGGCCGGACGACCCTAGTGATCGCCCATCGGCTGAGTACAATCGTGGATGCGGATCAGATTTACTTCATTGAAGATGGGCATGTGAGTGGTTCAGGTACGCATCAAGAGCTAATGGCGAACGTCCCACTCTATCGGGATTACGTTAAAATTCAATTTAAAGATTAACTAAAAACAGTTGGTTACCATGACGTGGGCACGTGGCAATCAACTGTTTTTGTTGTCTAGTATCGGTCAGAAAAGCATAATTTGATGAAATATGTCGGGATGGATTGTTATTATAAAAGAATATACATTTTCTGAATTAAACGCTATCATTGTTATGATAACTAGTTTAATTGATAAAGGAATGATAAAACGATGCAGTCATTAGGAGTTATTGATATTGGTGGAACGACCATTAAGTTTGCCGTGTGGCAAGATCAGCAATTAGTTGCTAAGACCAAAGTTACGACGCCCACAACGCTAGCTGAATTTTACACTTTGCTAACCACGCAGGTCGCGCAGATGAAACGCGATTATCAAATTGCTGGTGTAGGCATTAGTTCGCCCGGGGCTGTCAACAAGGCAACTGGAATTATTGAGGGTGCCAGCGCACTGCCGTATATTCATAATTTTAGGATTCAGCCGGAATTACAACGACGTTTTGAATTACCGGTCAGTATGGAAAATGACGCCAATTGTGCGGCGTTGGCTGAATTGGCGGATGGGGCTGGGAAACAGGTTGCTAGCCTGTGCTTCTTAATTGTGGGAACCGGTGTTGGTGGGTCGGTCATTGTGAATCATCAAATTTGGCACGGCGCGCACTTATTCGGTGGTGAGTTTGGATTCACGCTCATGAATGACCATCAGATCTTAAGTGAGTTAGGCACCGCGGTAGCTGTTGCAAAGCGGTACAACGCGAGCCATCCAGCTCAACCTGAGCTAGACGGGCAAGCCGTGTTTGAACTGGCTGTCAAGGGTGATACTGATGCTCAAGCCGAAGTTCAAGTTATGGTTCGGGCCTTAGCGCGGGCCATCTACAACTTACAATACAGCTTTGACCCGGAATTGATCGTGATGGGCGGGGCGGTCTCAAATAATCCGCACCTACTCCCAGCAATCAATGCTGAAATTGAAAAATTGCGGGCAACGGTCAAAATTGCTTCTATAAAACCAGATGTTGTGGCTTGTCATTTCACCGATGAAGCTAATTTACGGGGAGCGGTCGTTGACTTTTGTCAGACGTATCTGGACATTCAAAAATAAAAGTCTGAAAAGTCGATGGCAAGCAAGTTATTCGCATTCCAACGCCAACTTACTTAGAATA
This Lactiplantibacillus plantarum DNA region includes the following protein-coding sequences:
- a CDS encoding ABC transporter permease; protein product: MLITSIGQGLLWAPLVIGVFLTFRILNIPDLTTEGSFPLGAAVTISSMLAGQSAIVASLLGFVAGCLAGWVTGVLDTKLKMPSLLAGILTMTGLYSINMHIMGKANIPLLDQKTLMGWLPASWSLNLQTIVIGAMVTLVVLAGLIWLFQTRLGLSLMATGNNPAMSAANGIYTDRMVIIGYMLSNGLIALSGGLIAQSNGYADIGMGIGTIVIGLASVLVGEIFLHGRQIWVRLTGMVVGAIIYRYLLTLAMGLGFPVNDLKILSAAILVIVICLPLLQNKYRTKRQLHRYLKEIGVDQHATTNYSERPTLTKSLLSRNQQRAARLKGRKSND
- a CDS encoding ABC transporter ATP-binding protein; its protein translation is MERPQAAYSRPAGGKFDLKQFLQLIRHASPRYWQLWLGLALGLLATGAQLMVPKFAQTLINGFSHGVNQTLLIGVIGLFLISAVISALSGSLLGIFGENVVANLRGTLWHKLVRLPVRYFDNVKTGEMTSRLVNDSTQIKDLLANAFPQVVTSLMQLVGAIAIMVLMDWRMTLIMVLAIPVVLLVMFPIMRQTGKIGHERQDALANFSGTAEETLSEIRLVKSSNAEPVETTTGAHQIKTLYRIGLREAIYDSISSPVMTATMMALFVGVLLYASARVASGTMTMGTLVSFLMYLFQIIGPAGMLGQFFTTLAKASGSTARIRELLNEPEEQLTVGVEHAVANETLAMHHVDFAYDDDQQILHDVSFEAKPNTVVAFAGPSGGGKSTIFGLLERYYQPTAGEISIGGQDVNELSLNSWRSQIGYVSQDSAIMAGTIRQNLTYGADRLYSDNELWHVLELASAADFVRAMADGLETQVGERGVKVSGGQRQRLAIARAFLRDPKILMLDEATASLDSESEAMVQQALGELMKGRTTLVIAHRLSTIVDADQIYFIEDGHVSGSGTHQELMANVPLYRDYVKIQFKD
- a CDS encoding ABC transporter ATP-binding protein — protein: MPQPTILNVQHLQKVFFPGTSNERHVLKDVNLTIEPGEFVAVIGNNGAGKSTLLNTIAGTLNSDAGEITLADHRVTNRPVAYRSRWVARVFQDPKLGTAGELSVAQNLTLAQRHTGSLSLRRYRQRGQEERYLRLLASLNMGLEARLNTQVKYLSGGQRQALSLLMATLSQPELLLLDEHTAALDPKTSAEVMALTQQIVTANHLTTMMITHKMSDALAYGNRLVMVQDGQIKLDVRGAEKQALRTDDLVTMFAAEV
- a CDS encoding LPXTG cell wall anchor domain-containing protein, translated to MMRWLLIRGLLGLLGLLIGLGPSIGGAAQTVGTSSTQIQFYTSRSADKQTPTTVQQIPQGDVVYATKAVKAAPNRFVGQWQQVLATGRLPQTGVQANHYYQWLGFLTLMALLLGWQVLKLMRERGANT
- a CDS encoding ABC transporter substrate-binding protein, coding for MKKTTLGVLILGAGLLLAGCGKQATSGQQSVSVGILQVVQHGSLDQARKGFKAGLQKELKAHNSKVTVKYHYLNAQGDQSNLNTMSQQLVQQKNDLLVGIATPAAQALAKKTTTVPTLVTAVTDLKAAGLVKSDTKPQTNVSGTSDLMPVGKQLQLLKNMSTGNKPLGIMYNSSEENSVLQVKLAKAYAKKHGINLKVVSATSTNDVASVLAGLTGKISGLYLPTDNLMASAMKTIGQKTKAAKLPVVTGSIEMAEDGGTATYGLNYYELGEQTGKMAYQVLIKKQKPQTMAVQTADKLHLYVNKANAKAIGLQPSTIKQP
- the nagE gene encoding N-acetylglucosamine-specific PTS transporter subunit IIBC, whose product is MKNYLQRMGRSLQLPVAVLPAAALLVGIGNWWASASNDIVAHFLQAGGNAVLSQLPLLFAVGLALGMSKDKDGAAALAGLVAFELPTNVLKPESVATLLNIKVATVNPAFGQIGNVFIGIISGLIAAALYNRFHETKLPMALSFFSGKRLVPILAALTMLLVSVALLIVWPPVYDALVTFGKFIVGLGAVGAGLYGFFNRLLIPTGLHQALNSVFWFDVAGINDIGKFLAHKGIKGVTGMYQAGFFPVMMFGLPAGAYAIYRNALPERKVETASLMMAGAFASFFTGVTEPLEFSFMFVAWPLYVLHAIFTGLSLAFAAFMHWTAGFAFSAGLVDYILSLKNPIANQPLMLILQGLVLAVIYYFGFDFAIKKFHLMTPGREPVTADDADDLAIATDADDDKYTRQAKQIYAALGGADNLTVVDNCTTRLRLQLADTSTINEAAIKHSGAAGINKLDDHNLQIIIGTEVQFVADALSHLKLTNAPITKTTTSNEAVATAPTATNITSGVTTDFYSVANGQYVDIENVDDDTFAKKMLGDGFAIDPADGTITAPVDGTVSTVFPTKHAIGFKTDSGLEILLHMGIDTVELNGAPFEVLVQTDQPVHHGEVVAKADLAAIKAAGKATTMMVIITNMDAVNLMKFKMLTNQVKVSDEIMLVTTK
- a CDS encoding MarR family winged helix-turn-helix transcriptional regulator, whose translation is MTVNNRDLFSSFGKLFQNRAFVMAVAQQFHFGDHGSERSGRGQMGILRVLADAPAGLTNAEIAEILDIRPSSVSATLNRLEDGGLIEREPSAHDKRVVIVRLSDRGREMADHRAQGTSDLADQLFGNLTDDERDQLQHLLDKLRANADDIDIQDLMQFGQQHGFGPRPGWGHGHHWFN
- a CDS encoding nitroreductase family protein, giving the protein MPTTMTTNIKNNDFKDVVFNRQSVRQFDPTVKIEREELQTIIDETISAPSACNLQSWHFVVADSADGKAKAKSVLMPFNYPQIDSCSAMIFVLGDTQSHLVYRDVWNKACEEGRITPEKRDQIFKTFLPMYENASPEFLQADAMIDSSMAAMQLLLIARAHGYDANPIAGYAADKVATTFGLDAKRYVPVMAIALGKAASEPITTTRYAGTQVTEFI
- a CDS encoding WxL domain-containing protein, which gives rise to MKRLRHIKLGMLLLSCLAFISMLAITSQAAAPVTSATTTIANSSNKYYTYFNSGDVVGFNISGGIGIYPSLTKVTANYADQGRISTKTTTITLTFSGSLFANSSEIKTLYYDVFYKQATEEFGTSLVTKTPTNMATGSSTVSMNTSKTLTVDMSKLKDNLPVYIGFRLTTVKGETSTYRLAVFNRISLNTTLNTPTTTDTTLTGTGIAGNTVSTTINGKSYTATIGSDGKYEIKLNDGLSGVTSVTVTQTGEADYGESESVTKDVTIPPLTIKSSSTAVNLSVSDLAALTSDSDAVNWLVKQAGVVATNPSNANDTMTYHASESGLVALFKGLADNQSTTVHIYATSASGLTSDKIALQVTKLAGTLSFGQLTTNMSFGDLKVPLTPQVYQPTNPLAISVTDTRATGAKWYLYVSATPLTSTTVSGRTLKGDLVYRDGSAQTVLTNQATLVQQGQKVAGTTDTVVTDDWSTTKGIGLSAQPGIYADTYQGTLSWTLSDTPDK